The genomic interval AGACAGAGCTTTAGAAACTTTAAAATACATGAATCTTGAGCTACAAAAATTAGAACTCAAGAATGATATTCAATCTAAAGTACGTTTTGATTTAGATCAACAACAAAGAGAATATTTTCTTCATCAACAAATGAAAACCATTCAAGAAGAATTGGGTGGTGTTTCACAAGAAGAAGAAATGGATGAGATGTTGGTGAAGTCAAAAACTAAAAAATGGGATGAAAAATGCCAACAACATTTTGAAAAAGAATTATCTAAAATGAGACGTATGAACCCTCAGGCTCCTGATTTTGGAATTCAAAGAAATTATCTAGAGTTATTATTGGAATTGCCTTGGAATGAGTATTCAAAAGATAATTTTGACTTAAAACGTGCGCAAAAAATTTTAGATAGAGATCATTTTGGCTTGGAAGATGTTAAGAAAAGAATGATAGAGCATTTGGCAGTTTTAAAATTGCGAAATGATATGAAATCGCCTATCATCTGCTTGACAGGACCTCCAGGTGTAGGTAAAACCTCAATAGGTCGTTCCGTTGCAGAGGCTTTAGGAAGAGAGTATGTACGTATTTCTCTAGGGGGGCTGCGTGATGAAGCTGAGATTCGTGGTCATAGAAAAACCTATATTGGAGCTATGCCAGGTCGTATTATTCAAAGTTTAAAAAAAGCAGGAACTTCAAATCCAGTTTTTGTTTTGGATGAAATAGATAAATTATCTAATAGTAATCAAGGAGATCCTTCCTCTGCTTTATTGGAGGTTTTAGATCCGGAACAGAACAATTCATTTTATGATAATTTTGTGGAGTTAGGATATGATTTATCAAAGGTCATGTTTATTGCTACTTCCAACAATATGGCGGCAATTCAACCAGCTTTGAAAGACCGTATGGAAGTCATTAAAATGTCGGGATATACTATTGAAGAAAAAGTTGAAATAGCGAAGCAACATTTGTTTCCGAGACAGTTAAAAGAACACGGACTTACTTCCAAAGATTTGACTATTGGAAAAAAACAATTGGAAAAAATCGTAGAAGGTTATACACGTGAATCAGGAGTTCGTGGTTTGGAAGCTAAAATCGCCCAAGTGATACGTAATGCTGCCAAGTCAGTAGCGATGGAGGAAGAGTACAATAAAAAAGTCACAGATGCTGATATTATTCAGGTTTTAGGCGTGGCGCGATTAGAAAGAGATAAATACGAGACAAATGATGTTGCAGGTGTTGTAACTGGTCTAGCTTGGACGAGTGTAGGCGGTGATATTTTATTTATTGAATCTTTAATTTCTCCAGGAAAAGGGGGGATGACAATTACAGGGAACTTAGGCACTGTAATGAAAGAATCGGCTACGATTGCATTAGAGTATATTAAAGCAAATACCGAATTACTAGGATTAAATCCTGAGATTCTAACAAAATATAACATCCATATTCACGTGCCTGAAGGAGCGACTCCTAAGGATGGACCAAGTGCTGGAATAGCAATGTTGACTTCAATAGTTTCTTTGTTTACTCAAAAAAGAGTGAAGAAAAATATTGCTATGACCGGTGAGATTACACTGAGAGGAAAAGTGCTTCCAGTAGGAGGAATCAAAGAAAAGATTTTGGCTGCCAAAAGAGCAAATATTAAAGAAATTATCCTTTGTCATGAAAATAAAAGTGACATTGATGAAATTAAACCAGAATATATTGAGGGTTTGACCTTTCACTATGTTAAAGAAATGTACGAAGTGTTGGAGATTGCAATTACCAATCAAAAAGTAAAAAACGCTAAAACCCTTTAAAATAGAAAAGTTTTATAGTTTGTGTTTGAAACCAAAATTAGGGCTTTTAGTTAAGTTTCTAATTTTGGTTTTATTTTATTATTTGATTTTCAATAAAAAAGCAAGTAATTATAGTATAATAATTTTATCTTCGCAACCGCGTTTTACTTAAACCATTAGAGAAATTCAAAGCATGTTTAAAAGGCATTTAATTTATTTGTTTTTATTTGTTTATTCTTTGTCTTATTCGCAAATAGGGGGTAAGAGTGTGTATCAATTTTTGAACTTGGTGACTTCGCCAAGACAAGCAGCACTTGGTGGTAAAACAGTCACTTTATATGATGAAGATGTAAATCAAGGAATTTTTAATCCTGCCTCGATCAATCCTGAGATGCATAATCATTTAGCAATAAACTACGGAAATTATTACGGAGAAGTGACTTATGGAACGGCTTCTTATGCATATACTTATGACCGTCATTTACAGACTTTTCATGCTGGAGTTAACTATGTTAATTACGGTAATTTTGAAGGTTATGATGAAAATGGTCAACAAACGGCTTCTTTTACTGGAAGTGAAATAGCATTGTCAGGAGGATATTCATATAATGTCCCGTATTCAAATTTGCATATAGGAGCAAATGCTAAATTGATATCTTCAAGCTTAGAGACCTATTCATCATTAGGTGGAGCTTTAGATTTAGGGGTGATTTATATTGATGAACAAAACGATGTGAACTGGGGATTCGTAATTCGTAATATAGGAACACAATTCACTACCTACTCAGGCATTAAAGAGCAATTGCCTTTAGAGATTATATTTGGAGTTTCGCAAGAATTAGAGCATGTCCCTATTCGTTGGCATTTAAATTTAGAAAACTTACAGCAATGGAATATATCATTTTCTAATCCTGTTAGAGCTGAATCTTCTTTTGATGGAACTACAAAGGAGGAAAAAATTTCGTTTTTAGGAAACACTTTTCGACATGTGATATTGGGTGCTGAATTGTTTCCTCAAAAAGCTTTCAACTTGCGAGTGAGTTATAATTTCAGAAGAGCTCAAGAATTAAAAATAGTAGAACAGCGTAATTTTTCTGGTTTTTCACTAGGTTTAGGATTAAAGATGAATAAATTAAAATTCAATTATTCTTATTCTAGATATACCTTGGCAGGAAATACAAGTTTATTTGGGTTAACCATTAATTTTCAATAATATATTTTGACTTCAAAAATAACTATAGCAATAGATGGATTCTCCTCTACAGGTAAAAGTACTTTGGCTAAACAATTAGCTAAAGAATTAGGATATGCATATGTAGACACTGGAGCTATGTATCGAGCGATTACACTTTTTGCAATGCAAAATGGGTATATCAACAATGATTTTTTTGATAAAGAATCATTAATACATAGTTTATCCTTCATTCGCTTGCGGTTTAAATTTAGACCCGAATTAGGATTTGCAGTTATGATTCTTAATGATATAGATGTTGAGAGTGAAATTCGCACTATTGAGGTTTCTGGATTTGTGAGCAAAATTGCTGAAATTGATGAAGTTCGAGCGAAACTTGTCGAACAGCAACAAGAAATGGGGAAGGGCAAAGGAATTGTAATGGACGGTAGAGATATAGGTACTGTAGTTTTTCCAGAAGCCGAATTGAAATTGTATATGAATGCCAATGCACAAACTAGAGCGCAACGTCGTTTTGATGAGTTGGTTTCTAAAGGTGATACCGTTACTTTTGAAGAAGTATATAACAACGTAGTAGAGAGAGATTATATTGATACCCACAGAGCCAATTCTCCGTTGGTAAAAGCAGTTGATGCCATTGAAATTGATAACTCGGCTATGACTAGAGGAGAACAATTTTCTTTTGTTTTGGATTTGGTAAAGAAAATAATCTAGTTTTTTTATCTAATACACTGAAGGAAAACGTAATTATAAAAATAATTAGTTATGAATTAGCCCTGATTGAGCTGGTATCCTCGTAGCGTAGCGGAGAGATAAAGGCGAAAGCAGGAGGTGGAGTTGTACTAAAAACGAGAGTGTTCTGCTCCTAAATATTCAAATAGTTGTTTTAAAATGCAATCTTAAGCAGTGATTATAAGTAGTTTGTTTTGTAGTTAGGAAAAAAAGTTTTAATTTTGCACACCTTTTGGTGAATAAGAGTTTCCACTAGGTATCAATTAATTATACAAACAACTTCTGTTGTTTTCTATCATTCAAGAAACTCAAGAGAGCGCAGAATACAAATTTTTAATCAGCATGTCTGAACAAATCCAATCACAAGAAGAGTTTTTAGCAAATTTCAACTGGCACAATTTCGAAGAAGGAATTGATATCGTTGATGAAAAACACTTACAAGAATTCGAAGAATTAGTATCAAAAACTTTTATCGCTACTGACCAAGAAGAAGTAGTAGATGGTACTGTTGTTAGAATTACAGATAGAGACGTTATCGTTGATATCAATGCAAAATCGGAAGGTGTTATTTCGTTGAACGAATTCCGTTACAACCCAAATTTAAAAGTTGGTGATACTGTTGAAGTATTAATCGATATCCGTGAAGACAAAACTGGACAACTAGTTTTATCTCACAGAAAAGCACGTACTATCAAATCATGGGATAGAGTTATCGCTGCAAACGAAACAGGTGAAATCGTTAATGGTTTTGTAAAATGCAGAACTAAAGGTGGTATGATCGTTGACGTTTTCGGAATTGAAGCGTTCTTACCAGGATCTCAAATTGATGTTAAACCAATTAGAGATTACGATGTTTACGTAAACAAAACAATGGAATTCAAAGTTGTGAAAATCAACCACGAATTTAAAAACGTTGTTGTATCTCACAAAGCGCTTATTGAAGCGGATATTGAAGTACAGAAAAAAGAAATCATTGGTCAATTACAAAAAGGACAAGTATTAGAAGGTGTTGTTAAAAACATTACTTCTTATGGTGTCTTTATTGACTTAGGTGGAGTTGATGGATTGATTCACATTACTGACCTTTCTTGGTCTAGAATCAACCACCCATCTGAAGTTCTTGAATTAGATCAAAAATTAAATGTTGTAATCCTTGATTTCGATGATGAGAAAACAAGAATTCAATTAGGATTGAAACAATTAAACGCTCACCCTTGGGATGCTCTAGATGCTAAATTAGCAATTGGAGACAAAGTAAAAGGTAAAGTAGTTGTAATCGCTGATTACGGTGCTTTCATCGAAGTTGCTGAAGGTGTTGAAGGTTTGATCCACGTTTCTGAAATGTCATGGTCTACTCATTTACGTTCTGCTCAAGATTTCGTAAAAGTAGGTGATGTTATCGAAGCTCAGATCTTAACTTTAGATAGAGACGATCGTAAAATGTCATTAGGTATCAAACAATTATCTCAAGATCCTTGGACTGATATCACTTCTAAATATCCAGTAGGTTCTAAACATTCTGGTATCGTTAGAAACTTTACAAACTTTGGTATCTTCGTAGAACTTGAAGAAGGAATTGATGGATTAATTTACATCTCTGACTTATCTTGGACTAAGAAAATCAAACACCCATCTGAATTTGTAAATGTTGGTGAAAAACTTGATGTAGTAGTATTAGAATTAGATGTTGATGGACGTAAATTATCTTTAGGTCACAAACAAACTACTGCTAATCCTTGGGATCAGTATGAAGCTTCATTCGCTGTTGGAACTATCCACAACGGAGAAATTTCTGAAATTGTTGACAAAGGAGCTACTGTAGAATTTGGTGAAGACATCGTTGCTTTCATTCCAACTCGTCACCTTGAAAAAGAAGACGGTAAGAAATTGAAAAAAGGTGAAACTGCTGATTTCAAAGTAATTGAGTTCAACAAAGAATTCAAAAGAGTTGTTGCTTCTCATACTGCTATCTTCCGTGAAGAAGAAGAGAAAAATGTAAAAGCTGCAACTGAAAATACTTCATCTCCATCTGCTAACGCATCTGCGTCTACTTTAGGTGATAGTAATGATGTATTGGCTGCATTGAAAGCTAAAATGGAAAAATCAGAGAAAAAATAATTCTCAGAATTTCTTAAATATTAAAAACCTCACAATTTGTGAGGTTTTTTTTTGTTTAAAAATGTAACAATTGAAATATAAATCCTAAATTTCAGCCATAAATATAAATACAGAATCATGGAAGAAAATAGTACTGAAATCGGACTAAAAAAGAATTTTGAATTATCAGATGAAGCACAAGGATTCTTGAAGGAAACTGCCAAATGGGGATACTTTTTATCTATTTTGGGTTTTGTGTTCTTAGGACTTATGGGGGTTTTAGCTTTATCTATTGGAACCATTTTTGCTAAGTTTAACAGTTTTGGTGGTGGAATGAATCCAATGATGGGAAGAGGAACAGGTTTCTTTTCGGCAATATATATTGTGATTGCTTTACTGTATTTTTTTCCAATCTATTATTTGTTTCAATTTTCTTCTAAAATAAAGAATGCCTTCAAGTTTAATGACAACGAGCAATTAAATGCTTCTTTTGAATACTTGAAATCACATTATAAATTCATGGGAATATTAGCTTTGGTTTTTGTATCCTTTTATGGAGTTGTCTTTTTTATGACTTTTATAGTTGGAATAATTTCTGCTATGTAAAATTTAAATCATTTTTTTTTCTAACCTCCAATCCTATCTTTAGGATTGGAGATTTTTTTTAAAATTATTTTACATATAAGTCATTGACTCATAGCGTAAAATAAAATAACTACTGTTTTTTCTGCTTTTTTTAAATCCAAATCGAGAGTTGTAGCGTAAATGACTGTATAACTTAATAATTAAAATTATGAAAACGAGAAAATTTTTATCAGTAGCATTTTTAGCATTAGTATTCGGAGCAACATCTTTCGCTCAAAAAACAAAAATGGTAGGTGGAGCCGAAATGTTTCCAACTAAAAACATTGTAGAGAACGCGGTAAACTCGAAAGATCACACCACACTAGTAGCAGCTGTGAAAGCAGCAGGATTAGTAGAGACCTTACAAAGTAAAGGACCATTCACCGTTTTTGCCCCAACTAATGCCGCTTTTGAAAAATTACCAATGGGAACTGTAGAGACTTTGCTTAAACCTGAAAACAAAAAAATGTTACAAACTATTTTAACGTACCATGTAGTTGCTGGAAAAATGAGTTCCAAAGACATTATGAAAGCAATCAAAATGGGTAACGGAAAAGCAACCTTAAAAACGGTAAGTGGTGGGACATTAACGGCTTGGATGAAAGGAAAAAAATTATACATCACCGACGAAAAAGGTGGAATGTCAATGATTACAATTGCTAATGTGAATCAATCTAACGGGGTTATTCATGTTGTGGATACCGTTGTTTTACCAAAAGCATAATACAAAATTTTATCCATCAAAAAAGCCAATTCTCTTCAGAATTGGCTTTTTTGTATTTATAGGAGTCAGTAAATTATCTCAAACTTGCTCCTAATTCAGTTTCGAAATTAACTTGTAATTTACTCATGATTTTATCAATCTGTACATCAGTTAATGTTTTTGTACTGTCTTGAATAGTAAAACTCAAAGCGTATGATTTTTTACCTTCTGGTAATTTTTCACCTTCATAAACATCAAATAAATTGATGTTTTTCAATAATATTTTTTCAGTTTTCTTCGCCACTGTATAAATTGAGTCATAGCTTACTGCTTGATCAATTAATAAAGCTAAATCTCGTCGTACCTCTGGATATTTAGGAATATCAGTATATTTTATTTTTAATGAAATTGCTTTCAAAATGGCATCCCAATTAAAGTCTGCATAAAACACTTCTTGTTTGATCCCAAAGTGTTTCAAAATTGATTTTTTAACCACACCAAATTCAACTAAAGCATTGTGACCAGTACCAATTGCAATTCCTTCTGAAAACACATCTGAAGTCACTGGTGAGTTCAATGTTTTTGTAATTCCTAGTCGAGCTAATACCGCCTCAACATATCCTTTGAATAGAAAAAAGTTCGATGGTGACTGATTATTTGTCCAACTTTCGCTGTTGCGATTTCCAGTTTGAAACAAAGTCAAGTGTTTTTGTTCTTCAAAACCCGACAAAAATTTATGATAGGTTTTTCCGTATTCAAACAATTTCAAATCGTTATTTCTACGGTTGATGTTATAGGAAACAGCCTCTAAACCTGAAAATAATAAGGACTGACGCATCGTTGCTAAATCATTACTCAATGGGTTTAACATCGTTACATTATGTTCTTCTTTCAAATTCTCTGAAAGTTTTACATAATCTGCTGTTGTCAATGAGTTGGCCATCATTTCATGAAAGCCTTGTGAGTTTAATTGTGAAGCTACAATGTTTTGAAGTTTATAATCTTCATTTCTTGGTGCATTGCAAACCGTAGCGTTCAATTTTCCCGAAAAACCAATATTGTTGTACCCATAGACTCTCAAAATCTCTTCGATAACATCAATTTCTCTTTGTACATCTACACGGTATGCCGGAATCGTTAATCCTAAACCAGCTTCAGAAACGCTATTTATTTTGATGTCCAAAGAAGCTAATATTTGCTTAATCGTATCTTTTGGTATTTCTTGACCAATGATTTTCTTAACATTACCAAAGCTTACAAAAACCGTAAAATCCTCAATTTTCTTTTGGTAAATATCACTTACATCTGATGTAATCTCACCACCAGCCACTTCTTGAATCAAGATTGCTGCACGTTTCAAGGCATAAGCGGTAATTGTAGGGTCAATTCCTCTTTCAAAACGGAAAGAAGCATCTGTACTTAACTGATGTCTTTTAGCCGTTTTACGAATGCTTACTGGATTAAAATAGGCACTTTCTAAAAATATGTTTTTGGTATGTTCTGTAACTCCTGAATTTTTACCTCCAAAAACTCCTGCAATACACAAAGGTCCTTTTTCGTCACAAATCATCAAGTCTTCTTCATGAAGCGTGCGTTCAATATCGTCAAGGGTTGTAAATTTAGTTCCTGAAGGAAGTGTTTTTACAATGATTTTGCCATTGATTTTTGAAGCATCAAAAGCATGAAGTGGTTGCCCTAAATCATGTAAAACATAATTGGTCACATCGACAATATTGTTTTTTGGAGTAATTCCAATCGCTTTCAAACGGTCTTGCAACCAAGAGGGCGAAGGTTTTACTGTAATTCCAGATATAGTAACACCACAGTAACGAGGCGCAAGCGTAATATCTTCAATTTTAGTATCAATTTTCAACGTACGCATATCCACTCTAAAATTAGAGATAGAAGGCGTAATCAATTCCGTATTGATTCCTTTTTGCATCAATCCCGCTCTCAAATCACGAGCAGTACCCATGTGACTCATGGCGTCAGCACGGTTTGGCGTCAATCCAATTTCGAAAACTTCATCATTTTCGACTTTAAAAACTTTGGCAACAGCAATTCCAGGAACTAAAGTATCGTCGAGAACCATAATTCCGTCGTGACTCTGTCCAAGACCTAATTCATCTTCAGCGCAAATCATTCCGAAGCTTTCTTGACCACGAATTTTTCCTTTTTTAATGGTAAAAGGATTTCCTTCGGCATCATATAATATAGTTCCAATAGTCGCAACAGGTACTTTTTGTCCCGCAGCTACATTGGCAGCGCCACAAACCACTTGTATTGGCGCCTCAGCACCAATATCAACAGTCGTCACTTTCAAACGGTCAGCGTCTGGATGTTGCTCACAAGTCAAAACATGTCCTACAACAATTCCTTCTAGTCCACCTTTTATGGATTGGTATTTATCTACACCTTCTACTTCAAGACCCAAATCTGTAAGTAAGTGTGATACTTCCTCTGATTTCCAGTCGGTTTTAATGAATTGTTTAAGCCAATTATAAGATATCTTCATTTTGTGTTTTTTTCAAGATTGCAAATATAAACATTGTCAACCGAGGTTCAAAGTTATTAAACCCACTTTTTCTGATTATTCCCAATCATTTTTAGGAGTACAGCAATTGGTTTATTTAGGAAAGTAGGCACCTGCCATTTGCTACAAGCTTTACGGTTTTAAACCCTTTTTCTGAGGTGTTGCAGGAGCTTCTTTCAGTCGCTCTGCAACACCAAGAAAAAAGTGGTTTTCATCCCCTAAAGACTTTTCACGGCTGTCAGGACTAGGAGCGAGAGTTGGTATTTTTTTAAGACGATTTTTAAGTAGTGATTTATTTTTTTATTAAAGCGTCATAATAATTAAAAACCGCAATGGTTCTTTGAATTACTATATCAGAGTAAGAAGCCGTTGCGATAT from Flavobacterium ovatum carries:
- the lon gene encoding endopeptidase La — translated: MSNHKISTIDNLSLQEIDSQAELIPLLTPEDEEEMMNEVLPETIPILPLRNMVLFPGVVIPITAGRDKSIKLIDDANAVGKIIGVVAQIDEEVEEPNKNDIHKIGTVARILRVLKMPDGNTTVILQGKKRFEITEVISEEPYMTATIKDIIEKKPKGKNTEFLAILDTVKDVAIEIIKESPNIPSEATFAIKNIESQSFLINFVTSNLNLSVKEKQELLAINNLKDRALETLKYMNLELQKLELKNDIQSKVRFDLDQQQREYFLHQQMKTIQEELGGVSQEEEMDEMLVKSKTKKWDEKCQQHFEKELSKMRRMNPQAPDFGIQRNYLELLLELPWNEYSKDNFDLKRAQKILDRDHFGLEDVKKRMIEHLAVLKLRNDMKSPIICLTGPPGVGKTSIGRSVAEALGREYVRISLGGLRDEAEIRGHRKTYIGAMPGRIIQSLKKAGTSNPVFVLDEIDKLSNSNQGDPSSALLEVLDPEQNNSFYDNFVELGYDLSKVMFIATSNNMAAIQPALKDRMEVIKMSGYTIEEKVEIAKQHLFPRQLKEHGLTSKDLTIGKKQLEKIVEGYTRESGVRGLEAKIAQVIRNAAKSVAMEEEYNKKVTDADIIQVLGVARLERDKYETNDVAGVVTGLAWTSVGGDILFIESLISPGKGGMTITGNLGTVMKESATIALEYIKANTELLGLNPEILTKYNIHIHVPEGATPKDGPSAGIAMLTSIVSLFTQKRVKKNIAMTGEITLRGKVLPVGGIKEKILAAKRANIKEIILCHENKSDIDEIKPEYIEGLTFHYVKEMYEVLEIAITNQKVKNAKTL
- the porQ gene encoding type IX secretion system protein PorQ, which codes for MFKRHLIYLFLFVYSLSYSQIGGKSVYQFLNLVTSPRQAALGGKTVTLYDEDVNQGIFNPASINPEMHNHLAINYGNYYGEVTYGTASYAYTYDRHLQTFHAGVNYVNYGNFEGYDENGQQTASFTGSEIALSGGYSYNVPYSNLHIGANAKLISSSLETYSSLGGALDLGVIYIDEQNDVNWGFVIRNIGTQFTTYSGIKEQLPLEIIFGVSQELEHVPIRWHLNLENLQQWNISFSNPVRAESSFDGTTKEEKISFLGNTFRHVILGAELFPQKAFNLRVSYNFRRAQELKIVEQRNFSGFSLGLGLKMNKLKFNYSYSRYTLAGNTSLFGLTINFQ
- the cmk gene encoding (d)CMP kinase → MTSKITIAIDGFSSTGKSTLAKQLAKELGYAYVDTGAMYRAITLFAMQNGYINNDFFDKESLIHSLSFIRLRFKFRPELGFAVMILNDIDVESEIRTIEVSGFVSKIAEIDEVRAKLVEQQQEMGKGKGIVMDGRDIGTVVFPEAELKLYMNANAQTRAQRRFDELVSKGDTVTFEEVYNNVVERDYIDTHRANSPLVKAVDAIEIDNSAMTRGEQFSFVLDLVKKII
- the rpsA gene encoding 30S ribosomal protein S1, whose translation is MSEQIQSQEEFLANFNWHNFEEGIDIVDEKHLQEFEELVSKTFIATDQEEVVDGTVVRITDRDVIVDINAKSEGVISLNEFRYNPNLKVGDTVEVLIDIREDKTGQLVLSHRKARTIKSWDRVIAANETGEIVNGFVKCRTKGGMIVDVFGIEAFLPGSQIDVKPIRDYDVYVNKTMEFKVVKINHEFKNVVVSHKALIEADIEVQKKEIIGQLQKGQVLEGVVKNITSYGVFIDLGGVDGLIHITDLSWSRINHPSEVLELDQKLNVVILDFDDEKTRIQLGLKQLNAHPWDALDAKLAIGDKVKGKVVVIADYGAFIEVAEGVEGLIHVSEMSWSTHLRSAQDFVKVGDVIEAQILTLDRDDRKMSLGIKQLSQDPWTDITSKYPVGSKHSGIVRNFTNFGIFVELEEGIDGLIYISDLSWTKKIKHPSEFVNVGEKLDVVVLELDVDGRKLSLGHKQTTANPWDQYEASFAVGTIHNGEISEIVDKGATVEFGEDIVAFIPTRHLEKEDGKKLKKGETADFKVIEFNKEFKRVVASHTAIFREEEEKNVKAATENTSSPSANASASTLGDSNDVLAALKAKMEKSEKK
- a CDS encoding DUF5362 family protein; this encodes MEENSTEIGLKKNFELSDEAQGFLKETAKWGYFLSILGFVFLGLMGVLALSIGTIFAKFNSFGGGMNPMMGRGTGFFSAIYIVIALLYFFPIYYLFQFSSKIKNAFKFNDNEQLNASFEYLKSHYKFMGILALVFVSFYGVVFFMTFIVGIISAM
- a CDS encoding fasciclin domain-containing protein → MKTRKFLSVAFLALVFGATSFAQKTKMVGGAEMFPTKNIVENAVNSKDHTTLVAAVKAAGLVETLQSKGPFTVFAPTNAAFEKLPMGTVETLLKPENKKMLQTILTYHVVAGKMSSKDIMKAIKMGNGKATLKTVSGGTLTAWMKGKKLYITDEKGGMSMITIANVNQSNGVIHVVDTVVLPKA
- the pheT gene encoding phenylalanine--tRNA ligase subunit beta, with the translated sequence MKISYNWLKQFIKTDWKSEEVSHLLTDLGLEVEGVDKYQSIKGGLEGIVVGHVLTCEQHPDADRLKVTTVDIGAEAPIQVVCGAANVAAGQKVPVATIGTILYDAEGNPFTIKKGKIRGQESFGMICAEDELGLGQSHDGIMVLDDTLVPGIAVAKVFKVENDEVFEIGLTPNRADAMSHMGTARDLRAGLMQKGINTELITPSISNFRVDMRTLKIDTKIEDITLAPRYCGVTISGITVKPSPSWLQDRLKAIGITPKNNIVDVTNYVLHDLGQPLHAFDASKINGKIIVKTLPSGTKFTTLDDIERTLHEEDLMICDEKGPLCIAGVFGGKNSGVTEHTKNIFLESAYFNPVSIRKTAKRHQLSTDASFRFERGIDPTITAYALKRAAILIQEVAGGEITSDVSDIYQKKIEDFTVFVSFGNVKKIIGQEIPKDTIKQILASLDIKINSVSEAGLGLTIPAYRVDVQREIDVIEEILRVYGYNNIGFSGKLNATVCNAPRNEDYKLQNIVASQLNSQGFHEMMANSLTTADYVKLSENLKEEHNVTMLNPLSNDLATMRQSLLFSGLEAVSYNINRRNNDLKLFEYGKTYHKFLSGFEEQKHLTLFQTGNRNSESWTNNQSPSNFFLFKGYVEAVLARLGITKTLNSPVTSDVFSEGIAIGTGHNALVEFGVVKKSILKHFGIKQEVFYADFNWDAILKAISLKIKYTDIPKYPEVRRDLALLIDQAVSYDSIYTVAKKTEKILLKNINLFDVYEGEKLPEGKKSYALSFTIQDSTKTLTDVQIDKIMSKLQVNFETELGASLR